In one Palaemon carinicauda isolate YSFRI2023 chromosome 25, ASM3689809v2, whole genome shotgun sequence genomic region, the following are encoded:
- the LOC137618656 gene encoding uncharacterized protein, with protein MDDHGLLRIRSKMPKWRKDTFVNFPILLHKHSKLTRLVIKDFHEKFSHAGVYSLLSEMRKKFWIPHYFSVVKRVIKECVICKRFKERTVKVNQSAYRDFRIDPPSIPFRYIFIDHFGPYNVKLNGKKSKVWVLCLTCLWSRSINLKICLDLTTKEFLRAFQMHSYQYGIPQLVLSDLGSQLVAGANVVTNFLGDPESQAYFEENGVKSIKFQQYPKGCNKLGGLVETCVKMSKRLIYGALRNNVLDFRDFEFFVEQTVHLVNRRPIAFKEGLRDSITDEVPDAITPEILIHGHELLSINIIPDLQGNPDEDLNWTADDHVSKVLDKYQKLRNVRSRLINIYNSEFIAHLVSQATDEKSRYKPVTHKRIQIGDIVLLKEPHMKPSNYPMGIVKKVKLNDLDEVTDIEVFKGASRETVRRHVTSVIPLLSPVTNDSEEKVDIKEDSSTHQRKKREAAVISEARTRDMLRN; from the coding sequence atggatgatcatggactcttaagaattagaagtaagatgcctaaatggagaaaagatacttttgtcaactttcctattttgcttcacaaacacagtaagttaactcggttagtaataaaagattttcatgagaaattctctcatgctggtgtttattcccttttgtcagagatgagaaaaaagttttggattccacattacttttcagtagtaaaaagggtcatcaaagaatgtgtcatttgtaagagattcaaagagagaacggttaaggtcaatcaaagtgcctatcgcgattttaggattgaccctccctctataccattcaggtatatttttattgatcattttggaccgtataacgttaagcttaatggtaaaaagagcaaagtttgggttctatgtttaacttgtctctggtcgaggtcaattaatttaaaaatttgtttagatctcactacaaaagaatttttaagagcttttcaaatgcattcatatcagtatggaatccctcaactagtcttatcagatcttggatctcagttggtagctggagctaatgtggtcactaatttcctgggtgatcctgagagtcaggcatattttgaagaaaatggtgtaaagtcaatcaagtttcagcagtatccaaagggatgtaacaaattaggaggacttgttgagacttgtgttaagatgagtaagcgtttaatctatggagcattaagaaataatgtgttagacttccgtgattttgagttttttgtagagcaaaccgttcacttagttaacaggcgccctattgccttcaaagaagggttgagagacagtatcacagatgaagtgcctgatgcaattacaccagaaatattaattcatggacatgaattgctgtctattaacattattcctgacttgcagggcaatccagatgaagatctgaactggacggcagatgatcatgttagcaaagttttagacaagtatcaaaaacttagaaatgtgaggtctcgacttattaacatttataattcagaatttatagcacacttagtgtcacaagctacagacgaaaagagtagatataaaccagtgacacataaaagaattcaaataggtgatattgttctgttaaaagaaccgcacatgaaaccttcaaattacccaatgggtattgttaaaaaagtaaaattaaatgacttggatgaagtaactgacatagaggtgtttaagggagcttctcgtgaaactgtaagacggcatgttacttcagtaatacctctcttaaGCCCTGTGACTAACGACAGTGAAGAAAAGGTAGATATTAAAGAGGACAGTAGtacacaccaaagaaaaaagagagaggctgctgtcattagtgaggcaagaacaagagatatgttgagaaattag